The DNA region TCCCGTCGCTTCCATGCCAGCTCGCCCGCCCCGGTCGGCGCCTCGGCATCCACCCAGTCGATCCACAAGACCCCTGCGTGGGAGTGGATCTGCGGGAGCGCGCCGCCCGCGAACGACGAGGTGGCGACGACGCTCCGGTCGTATCCGGCGGCGTTCGGCGTCGCGTGCACGAGGGACGTCGCCGGTCCGTCGCGGCGGGAGTAGACGATGTGGAGCTGCCCGGCGTGGATTACGGCGTTCACGTGGGACACCTGTTCGCCGGGGAGAGACACCGGTTCGGGAAGGCTCCAACGCCAGTCGGGTGCCGACGCCGTCCGGGCGAAGGCCTGCGTCTGGGCGCCCGAAACGAGCACGTAAATCGCCACCACGCTGCCGTCCGGCGCGAAGGCGACCGACGGCGCGGAGGCGGCGCCGCGCGCCACGCGGCACGGTGCGCCCCAGCCCGAGGCGTTCGCGGAGGCGACGACGAGGTCGTCGGTCTCGCCGACCCGCTCCAGCCATCCGACGACGGCGCCGCCGGTGAGCGGGTCCACGGCGACGTCCGGAGCGCGCGGAACGCTCTCGGGGTGGTAGGTCGGCGCGTCCGAGCGATCCCCGGAGGTGTTGCGAAGGGTCAGACCGTTACCGATCGGATCCGGGGCGTCCACGATTTCCAGACGCTGGATGCGGGGCGGGGTTCCCGACGGCGGCAGGAACGGGAGAACGTCCTCGGCCTGGGCCGAACCGGCCGCGCCCGCGATCGTGAGGAGGAACACGAGCGCGGAGCAGCTCCTGTTGCGATGCGTCGTATGCCGGTTCATGCATCACTCCGATTCGACTCGGACAGGTACTCCCTGGCCTCGGAGAGGTTGGGTTCCACGCGATGCGCGTAGGCCCGAAGGGTCTTTTCGTGCATGCGCGCCGTGGTGACGTCGCCGGCGGCCAGCGCCAGCGCTCGGAGGATGTGGCAGTTTCGGAATACGACGTCGACGTAGTCTCTCGCCCGGGCGATCCCGTTGGAGCGCAGCGCGTACGCCTCCGCCCCGTCGGCATTCGATTCGGCCGCTTCGAGCTTGGCGAGGTGGCTCAGGGCGAGAGCCAGGTGACGCTCGAGTCCCCCCGCCTCGGCCTCGCGGCAGGACTCGAGAAGCAGGGGGCGGGCCTCGCCGTGTCGACCCAGTCGGACGAGGCAGGCGCCCCGGTTGATGCGCATCTGGAGCGCGCTCGGGGATTCGCCGCACGCATTGCACGCCGCGGCGGCCCGTTCGAACCACTCCTCCGCGGCGGCGAACTCTTCGCGCTCGTGCGCGAGCATGCCCCGCAGACCGAGCAGGTGGGCGAACAGCGCCGGGTCCTCCTTCTCCAGATGACCGAGGATCGACTCCGCGGAGTCCAGGGTCATCTGCGCGACCGCAACCAGGCCGAGTCGCAGCGACGCCGCGGTGAGGATCTCGAGGAGGCGGACGCGTTGGGGGGCGCTGAAATGACGGAGCCCGAGAAGCCGCTCCGCCTCGGCCTTCGCGTACAGATAGGCGCCCGAGCTCACGAGCGCGGCGACGCGTCGCAGCTGAAGGTCCGCGATTTCGTCCGCGCCGGCTTCGTCTTTCGCACGACGCTCCAGGATCGCCGAATACAGGGCGTAGGCCTCCACGAATCGGCCGGAGACCCGGAGATGGTCGGCCTCCCGAAGGGCCTCGGGGACGGGACGATCGCGCCACTCCTCCGGGACGAGATCGCGCCGGAATTCCACCTCGAACCGCTCCGCCATCGCGCTGATCGGCACGCCGTAGATCTGCCCCAGCGCGAACAGCCGGGTGAACGACGGCGTCGCTCGCCCGTTCTCGATACGGGACAGGTGGGATTTGGTGAGCGGCTCCGGGTAGATCGC from Candidatus Polarisedimenticolaceae bacterium includes:
- a CDS encoding helix-turn-helix transcriptional regulator, whose protein sequence is MTNGFGTRRFGAYLKQVRESRRLSLDAVEEASAIYPEPLTKSHLSRIENGRATPSFTRLFALGQIYGVPISAMAERFEVEFRRDLVPEEWRDRPVPEALREADHLRVSGRFVEAYALYSAILERRAKDEAGADEIADLQLRRVAALVSSGAYLYAKAEAERLLGLRHFSAPQRVRLLEILTAASLRLGLVAVAQMTLDSAESILGHLEKEDPALFAHLLGLRGMLAHEREEFAAAEEWFERAAAACNACGESPSALQMRINRGACLVRLGRHGEARPLLLESCREAEAGGLERHLALALSHLAKLEAAESNADGAEAYALRSNGIARARDYVDVVFRNCHILRALALAAGDVTTARMHEKTLRAYAHRVEPNLSEAREYLSESNRSDA